A portion of the Carya illinoinensis cultivar Pawnee chromosome 11, C.illinoinensisPawnee_v1, whole genome shotgun sequence genome contains these proteins:
- the LOC122282525 gene encoding protein FAR1-RELATED SEQUENCE 9-like — translation MNAFFDSYVHSKKNLKEFVDQFGSALKKKIENENQAEFQSFSVTIPCLSRSPIEKKFQELYTNTKFKEVQQQVIGVLDLETSLLTSDGVLKSYLVEYEVRIQEFTKSLTYSVEFNVDDCNAKCSCGLFQMRGILCRHILAIFKSNGIKSLPDRYILDQWRKDIKRRYTVIRSSYDEGDQRANGNRYSILLNICYTMIDYAVDCNEHFEDAKKRIHEMTEYYRQNQRPISFTESDSFEGGLETLDTTTVGSLQQVKSPNVVRGKGRPPSLRRASRMETEMRKVKAKQSKAQVGGKRKHIHRDEGDTTAKETHRNLFGPTETPIFNVGNFQIVADSSATDICGTQFQHTVFGT, via the exons ATGAATGCCTTTTTTGATAGTTATGTCCATTCGAAGAAaaacttgaaagagtttgtcgaCCAGTTTGGCAGTGCGcttaagaagaaaattgagaatgaaaatcagGCAGAATTCCAGTCTTTTAGTGTCACTATCCCCTGCTTATCTAGATCTCCaatagaaaagaaatttcaagagTTATACACCAACACGAAATTCAAGGAAGTTCAGCAACAAGTAATTGGTGTGCTTGATCTGGAGACATCTCTACTGACGTCAGATGGTGTTTTGAAGAGTTATTTGGTAGAATATGAAGTTCGTATTCAGGAGTTCACAAAAAGCTTGACATATTCCGTGGAATTTAATGTGGATGATTGCAATGCAAAATGTTCATGTGGGTTATTTCAAATGAGGGGGATACTGTGTAGACATATTTTGGCGATATTCAAATCAAACGGTATAAAATCATTGCCAGACCGGTACATTTTAGACCAATGGAGGAAGGACATCAAAAGGAGATACACAGTAATCCGAAGCAGCTACGACGAAGGGGATCAGAGGGCAAATGGTAATAGATATTCTATCCTTTTGAATATATGTTATACGATGATAGATTATGCGGTGGATTGTAATGAGCACTTTGAAGATGCAAAGAAGAGGATACATGAGATGACTGAATATTATCGTCAGAACCAGCGCCCCATATCTTTCACCGAATCAGATTCGTTCGAAG GGGGTTTGGAGACGCTAGATACAACTACTGTTGGTAGCTTACAACAAGTCAAGAGTCCAAATGTTGTTAGAGGGAAAGGAAGACCCCCATCTTTGAGGAGAGCATCCAGGATGGAGACAGAGATGCGCAAGGTTAAAGCCAAACAAAGTAAGGCACAAGTGGGAGGAAAACGCAAACATATTCAT cGAGATGAAGGAGATACAACAGCAAAGGAGACGCAcaggaatttatttggcccAACAGAGACCCCCATCTTCAATGTTGGAAATTTTCAG ATTGTGGCAGACAGCTCAGCTACTGACATTTGTGGTACCCAGTTTCAACATACAGTATTTGGGACTTAA